One window of Polynucleobacter sp. HIN5 genomic DNA carries:
- the msbA gene encoding lipid A export permease/ATP-binding protein MsbA — MNASDRQALNRLIGYLRPHIRLIVGSLLAMALVAASETSIPALMKPLLDDGFSGKMNDQLWLVPVFLVGLAIVRSGAQFLSNYLLTKVISNILLKLREQMFARLLRAKTEYYQKTTASNLINAVVFEVNNVLSIMGGMLISLVRDLLTVIGLMGYLLYLNWRLTLVVFVIFPIIAYLMSKINKRLRSLNRQQQSMTSELAYVVEEAAAGHKIVKVHGGEDYEMRRFMEKAEQLRKFTLKAAVAGGLNQPITQLVASMALSVVLVIAIIQSASQGVTVGSFAAFITAMLLIVSPLKHLADINQPLQRGLTAAEMIFQLIDQPIEEEKTQTSNLKRLEKAKGEITFEDLSFSYNQDEGRKDALRNINLTVKPGEVIAFVGPSGGGKSTLVNLLPRFYQPKSGRIVLDQIPIEEIVLTDLRKQIAFVSQDVILFNDTIAANVAYGSSTGDDIDRGRVIEALEAANLSNLLSELPDGIDTQIGDNGNRLSGGQRQRLAIARAIYKDAPILILDEATSALDSESERQVQEALDRLMAGRTTLVIAHRLSTIEHADKIAVLDHGEIVEYGPHRELIAKNGLYAGLHRLQFSEAG; from the coding sequence ATGAATGCTTCAGACCGTCAAGCCCTAAATCGATTAATTGGCTATTTGCGCCCCCATATCCGCCTAATTGTTGGCTCTTTATTGGCCATGGCGCTGGTTGCAGCCTCGGAGACCTCTATCCCGGCTCTGATGAAGCCCCTTTTGGACGATGGCTTTTCAGGAAAGATGAATGATCAACTATGGTTGGTCCCAGTCTTCCTGGTGGGCCTGGCTATTGTGCGCAGCGGGGCCCAATTTCTCTCTAACTATCTGCTAACCAAGGTCATTAGCAATATTTTGTTGAAGCTGCGTGAACAAATGTTTGCCAGACTTTTGCGCGCTAAGACCGAGTATTACCAAAAAACCACGGCCTCGAACTTAATTAATGCGGTGGTCTTTGAGGTCAATAATGTCCTATCGATTATGGGCGGTATGTTGATCAGTCTTGTGCGCGATCTACTCACCGTCATTGGCTTGATGGGGTATTTGTTGTATTTGAACTGGCGCTTAACCTTGGTGGTCTTTGTGATTTTCCCGATCATTGCCTATTTGATGAGTAAGATCAATAAGCGCTTGCGTAGCCTCAATCGTCAACAGCAGAGTATGACTAGTGAGTTAGCGTATGTAGTTGAGGAGGCCGCAGCCGGTCATAAGATAGTAAAGGTGCATGGCGGTGAAGACTATGAGATGCGCCGTTTTATGGAGAAAGCCGAGCAATTACGCAAGTTCACACTCAAGGCAGCGGTTGCTGGCGGATTAAATCAGCCCATTACCCAATTAGTTGCCTCGATGGCTTTATCAGTAGTCCTAGTCATTGCCATCATACAATCAGCGAGCCAGGGCGTGACGGTTGGTAGTTTTGCGGCGTTTATTACCGCGATGCTGTTAATTGTTTCCCCGCTCAAGCACTTGGCCGACATTAACCAGCCTTTGCAACGGGGACTTACTGCTGCCGAGATGATTTTCCAGTTGATTGATCAGCCGATTGAGGAGGAGAAGACACAAACATCGAATCTCAAGCGGCTTGAGAAGGCGAAGGGTGAAATTACGTTTGAAGATCTTTCGTTCTCGTACAACCAGGACGAGGGTCGAAAAGATGCCTTACGTAACATCAATCTCACGGTTAAGCCTGGCGAGGTGATTGCCTTTGTAGGACCCTCAGGCGGCGGCAAATCAACGCTGGTTAATTTGTTGCCGCGTTTTTATCAGCCCAAATCCGGTCGGATTGTGCTCGATCAAATTCCAATTGAGGAGATTGTATTAACTGATTTACGCAAACAAATCGCCTTTGTCAGCCAAGATGTCATTCTATTTAATGACACGATTGCAGCGAATGTTGCATACGGCTCGAGCACCGGTGATGATATTGATCGTGGTCGCGTGATTGAGGCATTAGAGGCAGCTAATTTGTCTAATTTACTGTCTGAGCTACCTGATGGCATTGATACGCAGATTGGGGATAATGGCAATCGCTTATCCGGGGGCCAGCGTCAACGCCTAGCGATTGCGCGTGCGATTTACAAAGATGCACCCATCCTGATTTTGGATGAGGCTACGTCAGCCCTCGATTCAGAGTCTGAGCGGCAAGTCCAGGAGGCGCTTGATCGGCTCATGGCCGGTAGAACCACTCTGGTCATTGCGCATCGGTTATCAACCATCGAGCATGCTGATAAGATTGCAGTGCTCGACCATGGTGAAATCGTGGAATACGGCCCACATCGGGAGCTCATTGCTAAGAATGGCTTGTATGCCGGTTTGCATCGTTTGCAGTTTAGCGAAGCAGGCTAA